A window of the bacterium genome harbors these coding sequences:
- a CDS encoding superoxide dismutase: protein MAYEYKLSPRPYSDEEAKTLLKEVISPETTDWHYNTHHKGYVTVLNKIEQALEKANPAEANGNYSEIGELKRRYTWNHAGALLHDVYWAVMGGEGDPGKGPEVMKAIEKQFGSFDKWKADFKATAVSAKLSGWGLLVYDALWSKQLLNVLVDEHQYGAIWGGIPLIACDVFEHAYYHKDGPGRAKYIDNFLAKLHWGRINDRYKLYVK from the coding sequence TGAGCCCTCGCCCCTACAGCGATGAAGAGGCGAAGACATTGCTGAAAGAGGTGATCAGTCCGGAAACCACGGACTGGCACTACAATACCCACCACAAAGGCTATGTGACGGTGCTCAACAAGATCGAACAGGCGTTGGAAAAGGCCAATCCCGCCGAGGCCAACGGCAACTACAGTGAGATCGGCGAACTGAAGCGCCGTTACACCTGGAATCATGCCGGTGCCCTGCTGCATGACGTGTACTGGGCAGTGATGGGCGGCGAGGGTGATCCCGGCAAAGGCCCGGAAGTGATGAAGGCCATCGAAAAACAATTCGGCTCCTTCGACAAATGGAAGGCGGATTTCAAGGCCACCGCGGTCTCCGCCAAGCTCAGCGGCTGGGGCCTGTTGGTTTATGATGCCTTGTGGTCAAAGCAGCTTCTCAATGTGCTGGTGGATGAGCATCAATACGGCGCCATCTGGGGCGGAATTCCCCTGATTGCCTGCGATGTGTTCGAGCACGCTTACTACCACAAGGACGGCCCGGGCCGGGCGAAGTACATCGACAATTTCCTCGCCAAGCTGCATTGGGGCCGTATCAATGACCGCTACAAGTTGTATGTGAAGTAA
- a CDS encoding Mrp/NBP35 family ATP-binding protein — protein MNHPPHPIPPQQPPRPVPGAKNLIAVASGKGGVGKTTVSVNLAVALAQRGLRVGLLDADIYGPNVPMMTDTLKAKLSATPQGRIQPIEKFGIKIVSIGYVSEGDTAVIWRGPLVGRMITQFLTEVDWGELDYLVVDLPPGTGDAQLTLSQAVALTGAVVVTTPQDVALSDAKKGINMFRKVEVPVLGIIENMSYFSCPHCGQRTEVFAHGGGREAAKKFEVPFLGEVPLNMAIRVGGDEGRPIVTQSAEAGIQAAFQQIVENLIAQVAAQSSHAGAGNELLGKVFKLS, from the coding sequence ATGAATCATCCCCCACATCCCATACCGCCGCAACAGCCGCCGCGACCGGTTCCCGGCGCGAAAAACCTCATCGCCGTGGCCAGCGGTAAAGGCGGCGTGGGCAAGACCACAGTGTCGGTTAATCTCGCAGTGGCCCTGGCGCAACGCGGGCTGCGGGTGGGTTTGCTCGATGCCGATATCTACGGCCCCAACGTGCCGATGATGACCGATACATTGAAAGCCAAGCTCAGCGCCACACCGCAGGGCCGCATCCAGCCGATCGAAAAATTTGGCATCAAAATCGTGTCCATCGGCTATGTCAGCGAAGGTGATACGGCCGTGATTTGGCGCGGTCCGCTCGTCGGCCGCATGATCACCCAGTTTCTCACCGAAGTGGACTGGGGCGAGTTGGATTATCTGGTGGTGGATTTGCCGCCCGGCACCGGCGATGCGCAACTCACGCTCTCCCAGGCGGTGGCGCTGACCGGCGCCGTGGTCGTGACCACGCCGCAGGACGTGGCCCTGAGCGACGCCAAAAAAGGCATCAACATGTTTCGCAAGGTGGAAGTGCCGGTGTTGGGCATCATCGAAAACATGAGCTATTTCAGTTGCCCCCATTGCGGCCAGCGCACCGAAGTGTTCGCGCACGGCGGCGGCCGGGAGGCGGCGAAAAAATTCGAAGTGCCGTTCCTCGGGGAGGTGCCGCTCAACATGGCGATTCGAGTCGGAGGGGATGAAGGCCGGCCGATCGTGACCCAAAGCGCCGAGGCCGGTATTCAGGCTGCGTTCCAGCAGATCGTGGAGAATCTGATCGCGCAAGTGGCAGCGCAGAGCTCGCACGCCGGCGCCGGCAACGAACTGTTGGGAAAAGTGTTCAAGCTTTCCTGA
- a CDS encoding MBL fold metallo-hydrolase, which yields MRGSYPVPGPHTVRYGGNTACVEVRNAYHRIILDAGTGLIALGDLLMSEYQAARAADPGQPQEPFTITILLSHTHHDHIQALPFFLPAYSSQTRLYVYGPQLLGVDLRDSISLTMTARYCPVRLEELNAHKIIENLADSDRLLYRNSEKAPKIYGAREELPPPRPGDLLVSILRSYAHPKDGVFVFKIANNGKRVVYATDIEGYTGGDSRLIEFARDADVLIHDAQYTHEEYSNPHFPTQGFGHSTIEMACEVARKARVGRLILFHHNPRHADEDMDRIQEYARTLFKPAYAAHEGMEIHLSP from the coding sequence GTGCGAGGCAGCTATCCGGTGCCCGGCCCGCACACCGTGCGTTACGGCGGCAATACCGCCTGCGTCGAAGTCCGCAACGCCTACCATCGCATCATTCTCGATGCCGGCACCGGCCTGATCGCTCTCGGCGATCTGCTCATGTCCGAATATCAGGCCGCCCGTGCCGCGGACCCGGGCCAGCCGCAGGAACCGTTCACCATCACGATTCTGCTGAGCCACACCCATCACGATCATATTCAAGCCCTGCCGTTCTTTCTGCCGGCTTATTCCAGCCAAACCCGGCTTTATGTTTATGGCCCGCAGTTACTGGGCGTCGATTTGCGCGATAGCATCTCCCTGACCATGACGGCGCGCTATTGCCCCGTGCGGCTGGAGGAATTGAACGCGCACAAGATCATCGAAAACCTGGCGGATTCCGATCGACTGCTCTACCGCAATTCCGAAAAAGCCCCAAAGATCTATGGCGCGCGCGAGGAATTGCCGCCGCCGCGGCCCGGCGATTTGTTGGTGAGCATCCTGCGCAGCTATGCCCATCCCAAAGACGGCGTTTTTGTTTTCAAGATCGCGAACAACGGCAAGCGCGTCGTTTATGCCACCGACATCGAAGGCTACACCGGCGGCGACTCCCGCCTCATCGAGTTTGCCCGCGATGCCGATGTGCTGATTCATGACGCGCAATACACACACGAAGAATATTCCAACCCGCATTTCCCCACCCAAGGCTTCGGCCACAGCACCATCGAAATGGCCTGCGAAGTGGCGCGCAAAGCCCGGGTGGGCAGGCTGATTCTGTTTCATCACAACCCGCGCCATGCGGATGAGGACATGGATCGCATCCAGGAATATGCCCGCACCCTCTTCAAGCCGGCCTACGCCGCCCATGAAGGCATGGAAATCCACCTCAGCCCATGA
- a CDS encoding acyl-CoA thioesterase — MNPPTHLQESQNEFAAATTAEMAEIVLPNDANLLGNILGGKVMHLIDIAAAVAASRHCHSAVVTASVDYLEFHHPVRVGDLILIRAALNRAFHTSMEIGVKVWSENLLTGERKHTSSAYLTFVALNEQGRPVAVPAYVPLTAAEQRRWHAAEVRRATRLQMKNKFAK; from the coding sequence ATGAACCCACCCACTCACTTGCAGGAAAGCCAGAACGAATTCGCCGCCGCCACCACCGCCGAGATGGCGGAGATCGTGCTGCCGAACGACGCCAACCTGCTCGGCAACATCCTGGGCGGCAAGGTCATGCACCTGATTGACATTGCCGCGGCCGTGGCCGCCTCGCGCCACTGCCACAGCGCCGTGGTCACCGCCAGCGTTGACTATCTCGAATTTCACCACCCCGTCAGAGTCGGCGATCTCATCCTCATCCGCGCCGCCCTCAACCGCGCCTTTCACACGTCCATGGAAATTGGCGTGAAAGTCTGGTCGGAAAACTTGCTCACCGGCGAACGCAAACACACCAGCTCGGCCTATCTCACTTTTGTCGCGCTCAACGAACAGGGCCGGCCGGTTGCCGTGCCTGCCTACGTTCCGCTCACCGCGGCCGAACAACGCCGGTGGCACGCTGCGGAAGTGCGGCGCGCGACACGCTTGCAAATGAAGAACAAATTCGCTAAATAG
- a CDS encoding Rieske 2Fe-2S domain-containing protein, protein MTGAACYGISPARFDEISPLGNDNFVQLDLAKESEISDFVTVCKEVDLPAGAIRKVEVQGQTIVLYNVGGKLYATQQECLHRQGPLDEGELQGTVITCPWHGWQYDVTTGENLGNRARKLKTYAVRNAGGEVQVAL, encoded by the coding sequence GTGACTGGGGCAGCGTGCTACGGCATTTCACCTGCAAGATTCGACGAAATTTCCCCTCTTGGCAACGACAATTTTGTGCAGCTCGATTTGGCAAAGGAGAGCGAGATAAGCGATTTCGTTACCGTCTGCAAAGAAGTCGATCTTCCCGCAGGCGCCATCCGCAAAGTGGAAGTGCAGGGCCAGACGATCGTGCTCTACAACGTCGGCGGCAAGCTCTACGCCACCCAGCAGGAATGCCTCCACCGCCAAGGCCCGCTTGACGAAGGCGAATTGCAGGGTACCGTCATCACCTGCCCCTGGCATGGCTGGCAATATGATGTCACCACCGGCGAAAATCTCGGCAACCGCGCCAGAAAACTCAAAACCTACGCCGTGCGCAATGCCGGCGGGGAAGTGCAAGTCGCGTTGTGA
- the queG gene encoding tRNA epoxyqueuosine(34) reductase QueG — protein sequence MSNSIIAAGLKDDLQALATAHGCDLFGVAPASFFEELNHYPAWLAAGYAGEMAYLHRQLPNRMNVHSLLPEAKSVIVIGVVYHTPPPLSTAMREPGRGWISRYAWGDDYHDLLRRKLTALHEYLTARLGEDYQGRYYTDTGPVLDRVFAKYAGLGWFGKNTNLINQRLGSWFFIGELITNLALPVEAPPPDRCGSCTRCLEACPTQAFVAPYVLDASRCISYLTIELRGAIPDELRAPLGNHLFGCDICQDVCPWNRKAATTADPAFSPRPGLVAPPLHSMAELTEEEFRRRFKNSPVKRAKWRGLLRNVLLAIGNSGLPDLRPWAERFLDHPDPVLAEAAQWACRRLVQTSADRAASQ from the coding sequence ATGTCCAATTCGATCATCGCCGCCGGCTTGAAAGACGATTTGCAGGCACTGGCCACCGCCCACGGCTGTGATTTGTTCGGCGTTGCGCCGGCTTCGTTCTTTGAAGAGTTGAATCACTATCCGGCTTGGCTGGCGGCCGGCTATGCCGGCGAGATGGCCTATCTTCACCGCCAGCTCCCCAATCGTATGAACGTGCACAGCCTCCTGCCCGAGGCCAAGTCCGTCATCGTCATCGGTGTGGTCTATCACACCCCGCCACCGCTCTCCACCGCTATGCGCGAGCCAGGCCGCGGCTGGATTTCCCGCTACGCCTGGGGCGATGACTATCATGATCTCCTGCGCCGCAAGCTGACTGCGCTGCACGAATATCTCACGGCGCGCCTCGGCGAGGATTATCAAGGCCGGTATTACACCGACACCGGGCCGGTGCTCGACCGTGTGTTTGCCAAGTATGCCGGCCTGGGCTGGTTCGGCAAAAATACCAACCTCATCAACCAGCGCCTGGGCAGTTGGTTCTTCATCGGCGAATTGATTACCAATCTGGCGTTGCCGGTGGAGGCGCCCCCGCCCGATCGCTGCGGAAGCTGCACCCGCTGTCTCGAAGCTTGCCCGACGCAGGCCTTCGTCGCTCCCTATGTGCTGGACGCCAGCCGGTGCATCTCTTACTTGACCATCGAGCTGCGCGGCGCCATTCCGGATGAACTGCGCGCGCCGCTCGGCAATCATCTCTTTGGTTGTGATATTTGCCAGGACGTCTGTCCCTGGAACCGCAAGGCCGCGACCACAGCGGATCCGGCGTTTTCGCCGCGGCCCGGCCTGGTGGCGCCCCCGCTGCACAGCATGGCGGAATTGACGGAGGAGGAATTTCGCCGGCGCTTCAAAAACTCTCCGGTGAAACGCGCCAAATGGCGCGGCTTGCTGCGCAACGTGCTGCTCGCCATCGGCAACAGCGGGCTGCCCGACCTGCGGCCGTGGGCGGAACGGTTTCTCGACCATCCCGATCCGGTGCTGGCCGAGGCTGCGCAGTGGGCTTGCAGGCGCCTGGTGCAAACATCTGCCGACCGCGCAGCGAGTCAGTGA
- a CDS encoding LON peptidase substrate-binding domain-containing protein, with translation MATIVLPIFPLPNIVFFPKVLLPLHIFEPRYRQMVTDALEHERQIGMILLKEGGDVDSAGLPAVYRIGCMGRIEAYERLPEGRFNILLHGLNRFELVKFVKEKPYRIAVVNLLDDMPSARETHEQLRARDHLLERFFAYFNQVLGIDMNDNRWDRSASLEVVVNQVAAILDIPVGDKQQLLEMPAVEKRLDVVQGIVDGRLNYAEKLRQIVASMRVVPDDPELN, from the coding sequence ATGGCGACAATTGTTCTGCCCATTTTCCCGCTGCCCAATATCGTCTTCTTTCCCAAAGTGCTTCTGCCGCTGCACATCTTCGAGCCGCGCTACAGACAAATGGTGACCGACGCCCTGGAGCATGAACGCCAGATCGGCATGATTCTGCTGAAGGAGGGCGGCGACGTTGACAGCGCCGGCTTGCCTGCGGTCTATCGCATCGGCTGCATGGGGCGCATCGAAGCTTACGAACGTTTGCCCGAGGGCCGCTTCAACATCCTGCTGCACGGCTTGAACCGTTTTGAGCTGGTAAAATTCGTGAAGGAGAAACCCTATCGCATCGCCGTGGTGAATCTGCTCGACGACATGCCCTCGGCGCGGGAGACGCACGAGCAGTTGCGCGCGCGCGATCATTTGCTCGAACGGTTCTTTGCCTATTTCAATCAAGTGCTCGGCATCGACATGAATGACAATCGCTGGGACCGCAGCGCCTCGCTGGAGGTTGTGGTCAACCAAGTCGCCGCGATTCTCGATATTCCGGTGGGCGACAAGCAGCAACTGCTGGAGATGCCGGCCGTGGAAAAACGCCTGGACGTCGTGCAGGGCATTGTTGACGGCCGCCTGAATTATGCCGAAAAACTGCGCCAGATTGTGGCCAGCATGCGCGTCGTTCCTGATGATCCCGAACTCAACTGA
- a CDS encoding MoaD/ThiS family protein: MKIRILLYASLRDAVGAREVEIELPGPLTPLQIAERLASQYPRLGPHLKSLSFAVDGEFVPAHAALTQVRELALLPPVSGGLGQAW; encoded by the coding sequence ATGAAAATCCGGATTCTGCTGTATGCCAGTCTGCGCGACGCGGTCGGCGCCCGCGAAGTTGAAATAGAACTGCCCGGCCCGCTGACGCCGCTGCAAATCGCCGAACGGCTCGCCTCACAATATCCCCGGTTGGGCCCTCATCTCAAATCCCTCTCGTTTGCGGTGGATGGTGAATTCGTGCCGGCGCATGCCGCACTCACCCAGGTGAGGGAGCTGGCGCTGCTGCCGCCGGTGAGCGGCGGCTTGGGTCAGGCTTGGTGA
- a CDS encoding molybdenum cofactor biosynthesis protein MoaE produces MIALTDKPIDLAELLAHAEDHGSGGVVIFLGRVRDHSQGQQVIGLEYEAYEAMALAQMQKIADEARQRWSVRKLAIAHRFGRLALGEVSVAIVVSCAHRADAFAACRFVIDTIKHAVPIWKKEFRPDGSFWVEGCQAHGVTSNSQHSQTEREDTVI; encoded by the coding sequence ATGATTGCCCTGACCGACAAACCCATTGATCTCGCCGAGCTGCTGGCACACGCGGAAGACCACGGTAGCGGCGGTGTCGTCATATTCCTGGGGCGCGTGCGCGATCATTCCCAGGGGCAGCAGGTGATCGGCCTGGAGTACGAGGCTTATGAGGCCATGGCCCTTGCCCAGATGCAGAAGATTGCGGACGAGGCCCGGCAGCGCTGGTCGGTGCGCAAACTGGCCATCGCGCACCGCTTTGGCCGGCTCGCCCTCGGTGAGGTGAGCGTGGCCATCGTGGTGTCGTGCGCGCACCGTGCCGATGCCTTTGCCGCCTGCCGTTTTGTGATCGACACGATCAAGCACGCGGTGCCCATCTGGAAAAAAGAATTTCGCCCCGACGGCAGTTTTTGGGTTGAGGGCTGCCAGGCGCACGGTGTGACCTCAAATTCTCAACATTCTCAAACTGAACGAGAGGATACTGTGATATGA
- a CDS encoding MTH1187 family thiamine-binding protein: MMVELSIVPVGRDAHLGAAVAAAVKIVHESGLEYRLTPMGTVLIGEWEPVMAVVRKCHAAVRQQHERVLTRIKIDDFKGRERLPEEKVQAVEKILGFAVRK, encoded by the coding sequence ATGATGGTTGAGCTTAGCATTGTGCCGGTGGGCCGCGATGCGCACCTCGGTGCGGCGGTCGCGGCCGCCGTTAAGATTGTCCATGAAAGCGGCCTGGAATATCGCCTGACCCCGATGGGCACGGTGCTCATCGGCGAGTGGGAACCGGTGATGGCGGTGGTGCGCAAGTGCCACGCTGCCGTACGGCAGCAGCATGAGCGTGTGCTGACCCGCATCAAAATTGATGACTTCAAGGGGCGCGAACGGCTGCCGGAGGAAAAAGTGCAGGCGGTGGAAAAGATCCTGGGATTCGCGGTGCGCAAGTAA
- a CDS encoding DJ-1/PfpI family protein, which translates to MSTNGQPILFVLPAHAFRQEQYEAARAALEKRGLKVVVASTVPAGAIGSQGIAVNPEVLVDSVNPEEYAGVVLIGGHGASQYWYDHKLHEILRAHARAGKPIAAIDRAIVALGVAGLLQGRKVTGHISVFEKLSNFGADYTGSKLERDGNLLTAEGASAVSLFAEELAKTFSQN; encoded by the coding sequence ATGAGCACCAACGGCCAACCAATCTTGTTTGTCTTGCCGGCCCATGCTTTTCGCCAGGAACAATACGAAGCTGCCCGCGCCGCTTTGGAAAAGCGCGGGCTCAAAGTCGTGGTGGCCTCGACGGTACCGGCGGGTGCGATCGGCAGCCAGGGCATCGCGGTCAATCCCGAGGTGCTGGTCGACAGCGTCAACCCGGAGGAGTATGCCGGCGTGGTGTTGATCGGTGGCCATGGCGCCAGCCAGTACTGGTATGATCACAAGCTCCACGAGATTCTGCGCGCGCATGCGCGCGCAGGCAAACCCATTGCCGCCATCGATCGCGCCATCGTGGCGTTGGGCGTGGCCGGCCTGCTGCAAGGCCGCAAAGTCACCGGCCATATTTCCGTGTTCGAGAAACTCTCGAATTTCGGCGCGGACTACACCGGCAGCAAGCTCGAGCGGGACGGCAATCTCCTGACCGCGGAGGGTGCCTCCGCCGTTTCGCTGTTTGCCGAAGAATTGGCGAAGACTTTCTCCCAGAACTAG
- a CDS encoding TIGR01212 family radical SAM protein (This family includes YhcC from E. coli K-12, an uncharacterized radical SAM protein.), producing MTARKTTPPLYNAYGRYLQEKFGQRVHKVSVHAGFTCPNRDGTVARGGCTYCNIVSFTPESARPKYSVRDQIQAGIAFLERRFAAQRFIVYFQPYSNTYAPVEHLQTLFRDAVQHPRVVGLAIGTRPDCVEEAKLTMLARLAQETYVNLEFGLESIYDETLRLINRGHDFACTRAAIAQARAFGLPVTLHVILGFPNETEAQWLAMADAINALEVTVLKIHNLHVVKHTELARQYQQQPFHVFSYDEWVSLVIRFLERLSPRIVIERLHGEAPRDLLIAPRWHLSRAEIIQGIAAEMRRRGTYQGRLLEQPTPTAAAPGAAAEGASHGC from the coding sequence ATGACCGCGCGCAAAACGACACCGCCGCTGTACAATGCCTACGGCCGTTACCTGCAGGAGAAGTTCGGCCAGCGCGTGCACAAAGTCAGCGTGCATGCCGGTTTCACCTGCCCCAACCGTGACGGCACGGTGGCGCGCGGCGGCTGCACGTATTGCAACATCGTCAGTTTCACGCCGGAAAGCGCGCGGCCGAAGTATTCCGTGCGCGATCAGATTCAAGCCGGCATCGCCTTTCTCGAACGGCGCTTCGCGGCGCAGCGGTTCATCGTCTATTTTCAGCCCTACAGCAACACCTATGCGCCGGTCGAGCATCTGCAAACCTTGTTTCGCGACGCCGTGCAGCACCCGCGGGTCGTCGGCCTGGCGATTGGCACGCGGCCGGATTGCGTCGAGGAAGCCAAGCTGACCATGCTGGCGCGGCTGGCGCAGGAAACCTACGTCAATCTCGAGTTCGGCCTGGAATCGATCTATGATGAGACCCTGCGCCTGATCAATCGCGGCCACGATTTTGCCTGCACGCGCGCCGCAATTGCGCAGGCGCGCGCCTTCGGCCTGCCGGTCACGCTGCATGTCATTCTCGGCTTTCCCAATGAAACCGAGGCGCAATGGCTGGCCATGGCCGACGCCATCAACGCGCTGGAGGTGACGGTGCTCAAGATTCACAACCTGCACGTTGTCAAGCACACGGAACTGGCGCGGCAATACCAGCAGCAGCCGTTTCACGTGTTCTCCTACGACGAGTGGGTGTCGTTGGTCATCCGGTTTCTCGAACGGCTGTCGCCGCGGATTGTGATCGAGCGGCTGCACGGCGAGGCGCCGCGCGACCTGCTGATCGCGCCGCGCTGGCATCTCTCGCGCGCTGAAATCATCCAGGGCATTGCCGCGGAGATGCGGCGCCGCGGCACCTATCAAGGACGTTTGCTGGAACAGCCGACCCCAACCGCTGCGGCGCCGGGCGCGGCGGCAGAAGGAGCATCCCATGGCTGCTGA
- the folE gene encoding GTP cyclohydrolase I FolE — protein sequence MHELLEQLGEDPSRQGLVRTPKRVADAYAFLTAGYHSDVQAILNNALFDEQYNEMVIVKDIDFYSLCEHHLLPFYGRCHVAYIPEGRVVGLSKIPRIVEVFARRLQVQERMTNEIAKTLMEVLRPAGVAVVTEARHLCMMMRGIQKQNTVVTNSALLGIFHDDRACREEFMQLISHRQMS from the coding sequence ATTCACGAGCTGCTCGAGCAACTGGGGGAAGACCCCAGCCGCCAGGGGCTGGTGCGCACGCCCAAACGCGTGGCCGATGCCTATGCTTTTCTGACCGCCGGCTATCACAGCGACGTGCAAGCGATTCTCAACAATGCCCTGTTCGACGAACAGTACAATGAAATGGTGATCGTGAAGGACATCGATTTCTACAGCCTGTGCGAGCACCATTTGCTGCCGTTCTATGGCCGCTGCCACGTGGCCTACATTCCCGAGGGCCGGGTGGTGGGTCTGAGCAAGATCCCCCGCATTGTCGAAGTGTTCGCCCGCCGCCTGCAGGTGCAGGAACGCATGACCAACGAGATTGCCAAGACACTCATGGAAGTTCTGCGCCCGGCCGGCGTCGCGGTGGTAACGGAAGCCCGGCACTTGTGCATGATGATGCGCGGCATTCAGAAGCAAAACACGGTGGTGACCAACAGCGCGTTGCTCGGCATCTTTCACGATGACCGCGCCTGCCGCGAGGAATTCATGCAGCTCATCAGCCACCGCCAGATGAGTTGA
- a CDS encoding metal-dependent hydrolase, whose translation MKLVFLGHSCFLLETGTHRLLLDPFLTGNPVAAVKAEEVACDFILISHGHGDHVGDAVAIARRTGALIIANHEIATFCGRQGVPSHGMSIGGSHGFPFGRVKLTIAHHGSGYETDNGFLYLGSPAGFLLSAEDQVVYHAGDTGLFLDMQLIGQMNAIDVALLPIGDNYTMGVADAAKAVAFLQPRIAIPMHYNTFPVIAADPREFADRVAGTKTRVVILKPGEHFAF comes from the coding sequence ATGAAACTTGTATTCCTCGGGCATTCCTGTTTTCTGCTCGAGACGGGAACGCATCGTCTGCTGCTCGATCCGTTTCTCACCGGCAATCCCGTGGCGGCGGTGAAAGCGGAGGAGGTGGCCTGTGATTTCATTCTGATTTCTCACGGCCACGGTGATCACGTCGGTGATGCCGTTGCGATTGCGCGGCGCACCGGCGCCCTCATCATTGCGAATCACGAGATTGCGACATTCTGCGGCCGCCAGGGTGTGCCGAGTCACGGCATGAGCATCGGGGGCAGCCACGGATTTCCCTTTGGCCGCGTCAAGCTGACCATCGCCCATCACGGCTCGGGATATGAAACCGACAACGGTTTCCTGTACCTGGGCAGTCCCGCGGGCTTCTTGCTCTCCGCCGAAGACCAAGTCGTCTATCACGCCGGCGACACGGGCCTGTTCCTGGACATGCAGCTCATCGGCCAGATGAACGCCATTGATGTCGCCCTGCTGCCCATCGGCGACAATTACACCATGGGTGTCGCGGATGCGGCCAAGGCCGTCGCGTTTCTGCAACCCCGAATCGCGATCCCGATGCACTACAACACCTTCCCGGTCATCGCCGCTGACCCGCGCGAGTTTGCCGACCGGGTTGCCGGCACCAAAACGCGCGTGGTGATTCTCAAGCCCGGCGAGCACTTTGCATTCTGA
- a CDS encoding 23S rRNA (pseudouridine(1915)-N(3))-methyltransferase RlmH: MAFFPLDLRIVAVGKLRQAHWLAAARDYQQRLQHYFAFDVVEIKDRVGKGLSETEAVAAEGRELSQALRREARVVVLDDQGRQRDSQAFARWLQRLLEHGPRAVDFVLGGPLGLSAEVRGRAHERLALSTMTLPHELARIVLLEQLYRAGTILRGEKYHK; encoded by the coding sequence ATGGCGTTTTTTCCATTGGATCTCCGGATTGTCGCAGTGGGAAAACTGCGCCAAGCGCATTGGCTGGCGGCCGCCCGCGATTATCAGCAGCGGCTGCAGCACTATTTTGCCTTCGACGTCGTCGAAATCAAGGATCGCGTCGGCAAAGGACTGTCGGAAACCGAGGCGGTCGCGGCCGAGGGGCGGGAACTGAGCCAGGCCTTGCGCCGGGAAGCGCGCGTGGTGGTGCTCGACGATCAAGGCCGGCAGCGGGACAGTCAAGCGTTCGCGCGCTGGTTGCAACGTTTGCTCGAACACGGCCCGCGCGCGGTGGATTTCGTGCTGGGCGGCCCGCTGGGCTTGAGCGCGGAGGTGCGCGGCCGCGCGCATGAACGCCTGGCGCTTTCGACCATGACCTTGCCGCATGAACTTGCCCGCATCGTGCTGCTCGAACAGCTTTATCGCGCCGGCACGATTTTGCGCGGCGAAAAATATCACAAATAG